DNA sequence from the Methanosarcinales archaeon genome:
TATATGAACTTAAAACAGACTGCGAAGATATTATCAGAATCAGGATTCACTGCAATTCCGGTCGTGTATTCATTGGATGATCGGACATTGAAAGGTGTGATTAGTGTAGTTGATATCTTTAATAATCTAAATCCAATAAATATCCCTGAAAATAGAATTGATGAATCGATGACAAGGAATGTTAAAACCTGCACTCCGGATGAACCATTGGCAAAAATATGGAATAATATGATAAGGGAAGGATATTCCGGATATCCGGTAGTTGATAAACACAACTTTCCTCTCGGAATGATAACCATGCGCGATATTATTAATTCTGGGAAAATAAGGATTGAACGGGAAGACGAACATGGAACCAGAATCGGAACTTCTACTAATGTATCACGAATAATGAGTACACCTTCATATAATATATCCCCGGAAGCTTCAATTCGGGATGCTATTGAAATGATGATAAAGTATGATGTCGGTCGTCTGTGTG
Encoded proteins:
- a CDS encoding CBS domain-containing protein, coding for MDSLHVQDVMQKHSACVNDNDFMTYARQLMRDYHHRILPVVNENKIVLGVISEKDILNITSTKSNITVKGFVTETPVITEYMNLKQTAKILSESGFTAIPVVYSLDDRTLKGVISVVDIFNNLNPINIPENRIDESMTRNVKTCTPDEPLAKIWNNMIREGYSGYPVVDKHNFPLGMITMRDIINSGKIRIEREDEHGTRIGTSTNVSRIMSTPSYNISPEASIRDAIEMMIKYDVGRLCVVDQDKLVGIIDKHDVVRVYSNESP